One window from the genome of Alnus glutinosa chromosome 13, dhAlnGlut1.1, whole genome shotgun sequence encodes:
- the LOC133854881 gene encoding probable sugar phosphate/phosphate translocator At1g12500 → MVEAQTWTTRRMSNPRLDDQVVDIPSTPPADARNNNNNNGVNSSCCSSYLSLSPHVFTAVIIGAWYLSNIGVLLLNKYLLSFYGFRFPIFLTMLHMLACAVYSYISINFLELVPLQHIHSKRQFLKILALSVIFCFSVVCGNTSLRYLPVSFNQAIGATTPFFTAIFAFLIICRKESGEVYLALLPVVFGIVLASNSEPLFHLFGFLVCVGSTAGRALKSVVQGILLTSDAEKLHSMNLLLYMAPMAALILLPFTLYIEGNVAAVTAEKARGDPYIAFLLIGNATVAYLVNLTNFLVTKHTSALTLQVLGNAKAAVAAVVSVLIFRNPVTVMGITGFAVTIMGVVLYSEAKKRSKVTTH, encoded by the coding sequence ATGGTGGAGGCACAGACATGGACAACTCGGCGAATGAGCAACCCGAGACTGGACGACCAAGTGGTGGACATCCCTTCGACCCCACCGGCGGACGCGCGgaacaacaataacaacaacgGCGTTAACAGCTCCTGCTGCTCCTCGTACCTGAGCCTCTCGCCCCACGTGTTCACTGCGGTGATCATCGGAGCCTGGTACCTCTCCAACATCGGCGTCCTTTTGCTGAACAAGTATCTCCTCAGCTTCTACGGTTTTCGCTTCCCCATCTTCCTCACCATGCTCCACATGCTCGCCTGCGCAGTCTACAGCTACATTTCCATCAACTTCCTTGAGCTCGTGCCGCTCCAACACATCCACTCCAAGCGCCAGTTCCTCAAGATCCTCGCGCTCAGCGTTATTTTCTGCTTCTCCGTCGTCTGCGGAAACACCTCGCTGCGCTACCTCCCCGTGTCGTTCAACCAGGCCATCGGCGCCACCACGCCGTTCTTCACTGCCATTTTTGCGTTCCTCATCATCTGTAGAAAAGAGTCCGGCGAGGTCTACCTTGCTCTGCTACCCGTCGTTTTTGGGATCGTCCTGGCCAGCAACAGCGAGCCCTTGTTCCACCTCTTCGGCTTCCTGGTCTGCGTCGGCTCCACCGCCGGACGGGCCTTGAAGTCTGTCGTCCAGGGGATTCTGCTCACCTCCGACGCCGAGAAGCTACACTCCATGAACCTGCTCTTGTACATGGCTCCCATGGCCGCGCTTATTCTCTTGCCCTTCACGCTCTACATCGAAGGCAATGTAGCGGCGGTGACGGCCGAGAAGGCCAGGGGAGACCCGTATATAGCGTTCTTGTTGATTGGAAATGCCACGGTGGCGTATTTGGTGAACCTGACGAACTTCCTGGTGACCAAGCACACGAGCGCGCTGACCCTTCAGGTGTTGGGCAACGCCAAGGCGGCGGTTGCGGCGGTGGTGTCCGTTTTGATATTCAGGAATCCCGTGACGGTAATGGGGATCACGGGGTTCGCCGTTACAATCATGGGTGTGGTGCTTTACAGCGAGGCCAAGAAACGGTCCAAGGTTACCACTCATTAA
- the LOC133854439 gene encoding growth-regulating factor 10-like isoform X2, with amino-acid sequence MEFPTPPCKVARLSNSVGIGPSSWGNVMEMKTNGSIGGDGLNLELGSGSGHFRKSCGFTIFQLQELQLQTLIYKHMGAGLPVPYHLLLPIWKSVESSLVGPNGVLPPVYTSYNRIMMDSGPEPGRCRRTDGKKWRCSNEPVPQKKYCERHMQRGRQRSRKLVETSQPLSTSIGVSPSSNTNLSISLSVNSSSSSISSSCYPSE; translated from the exons ATGGAGTTCCCTACACCGCCTTGCAAGGTTGCCCGTTTATCAAATTCTG TTGGGATTGGACCAAGTAGTTGGGGTAATGTTATGGAGATGAAGACCAACGGATCAATTGGAGGAGATGGGCTAAATCTTGAGCTTGGAAGTGGATCTGGTCATTTCAGGAAATCGTGTGGTTTCACCATTTTTCAGCTGCAGGAGCTACAGCTTCAAACACTTATCTACAAGCACATGGGAGCTGGGCTTCCCGTGCcttatcatcttcttctccccaTATGGAAGAGTGTTGAGAGCTCCCTTGTCGGTCCCAATGGTGTGCTTCCTCCAGTGTACACAAGCT ACAATAGAATTATGATGGATTCCGGTCCAGAGCCTGGGAGATGTAGAAGAACAGATGGGAAGAAGTGGAGGTGTAGCAACGAACCTGTTCCTCAGAAAAAGTACTGTGAGAGGCACATGCAAAGAGGGCGTCAGCGTTCAAGAAAGCTTGTGGAAACTTCTCAACCTCTTAGCACAAGTATTGGGGTTTCTCCAAGCTCAAACACCAACCTCTCTATTTCACTCTCAGTGAatagcagcagcagcagcatcaGCAGCAGCTGTTATCCCTCTGAATAG
- the LOC133854439 gene encoding growth-regulating factor 10-like isoform X1: MEFPTPPCKVARLSNSVGIGPSSWGNVMEMKTNGSIGGDGLNLELGSGSGHFRKSCGFTIFQLQELQLQTLIYKHMGAGLPVPYHLLLPIWKSVESSLVGPNGVLPPVYTSFLRSSPLSSDNRIMMDSGPEPGRCRRTDGKKWRCSNEPVPQKKYCERHMQRGRQRSRKLVETSQPLSTSIGVSPSSNTNLSISLSVNSSSSSISSSCYPSE; the protein is encoded by the exons ATGGAGTTCCCTACACCGCCTTGCAAGGTTGCCCGTTTATCAAATTCTG TTGGGATTGGACCAAGTAGTTGGGGTAATGTTATGGAGATGAAGACCAACGGATCAATTGGAGGAGATGGGCTAAATCTTGAGCTTGGAAGTGGATCTGGTCATTTCAGGAAATCGTGTGGTTTCACCATTTTTCAGCTGCAGGAGCTACAGCTTCAAACACTTATCTACAAGCACATGGGAGCTGGGCTTCCCGTGCcttatcatcttcttctccccaTATGGAAGAGTGTTGAGAGCTCCCTTGTCGGTCCCAATGGTGTGCTTCCTCCAGTGTACACAAGCT TTTTGAGGTCTAGCCCCTTGTCTTCAGACAATAGAATTATGATGGATTCCGGTCCAGAGCCTGGGAGATGTAGAAGAACAGATGGGAAGAAGTGGAGGTGTAGCAACGAACCTGTTCCTCAGAAAAAGTACTGTGAGAGGCACATGCAAAGAGGGCGTCAGCGTTCAAGAAAGCTTGTGGAAACTTCTCAACCTCTTAGCACAAGTATTGGGGTTTCTCCAAGCTCAAACACCAACCTCTCTATTTCACTCTCAGTGAatagcagcagcagcagcatcaGCAGCAGCTGTTATCCCTCTGAATAG
- the LOC133854235 gene encoding uncharacterized protein LOC133854235: protein MAKEANTLFLEEWLRSISGSSSNISSNNSSSSSARAIIQAWAELRDSLQHQSFRPHHLQSLKTLLNSQKSLHVADPQAKIVLSIISSPSLSLPHESYPLFLRLLYIWVRKSFKPSLLLVDSAVEVLSHLFNAQFGSRKSPLFFSEGVLLLGAFSFVPTASEGSKTACLDLLCRLLEEDYQLIGSSGELIPDVLAGIGYALSSSVNVHYVRILDSLFGIWGKEGGPRGSVSDGLMILHLIEWVLSGLINFRSFEKINVFAPETLETSKANYVPFVIVMAAAGVLRVLNRSTMSGLGLETVSRLRISAEYRIESVAQDIISRIGVINKDNDLTNCLLLQCVSLALARSGLVSSRAPLLLCLASALLTEIFPLQRLYAKVLDFSQGNLARLGHDEVKKHLDSVLFKEAGAITGVFCNQYVSIDDESKGVVENLIWDYCQDIYLGHRQAALILRGREDELLGDMEKIAESAFLMVVLFALAITKHNLNSKFIQDTHKDISVRILVSFSCLEYFRRIRLPEYMDTIRGVVVSVQENESACASFVESMPSYMDLTNGPDFSFSQKMEYLWYKDDVQTARMLFYLRVIPTCIERVPCFLFRKVVAPTMFLYMGHPNGKVARTSHSMFAAFMSSGKDSDLDERVSLKEQLVFYYMQRSLSGYPGITPFEGMASGVAALVRNLPAGSPAIFYCIHSLVEKGGELCSNTVTQEADMWNNWHGESEPCKKILDLLLRLISLVDIQVLPDLMKLLAQLIVQLPEDGKNRVLNELYSQVAESDDVTRKPTLVSWLQSLSYLCAQATSRSATSRGVQKEVNMTSAGSTDSSRPNSRL, encoded by the exons ATGGCAAAAGAAGCTAATACTCTTTTCCTTGAAGAATGGCTGAGAAGCATTAGTGGCAGTAGCAGCAACATCAGCTCCAATAACTCCTCTTCCTCATCGGCCCGAGCTATTATTCAAGCTTGGGCTGAGCTCAGGGACTCCCTTCAACACCAATCATTTCGTCCCCATCACCTCCAGTCTTTGAAAACCCTCCTTAACTCTCAAAAGTCTCTTCATGTTGCCGACCCACAAGCAAAGATTGTCCTTTCTATTATTTCCTCTCCAAGCCTCTCTCTTCCACATGAATCATATCCTCTCTTTCTCAGGCTTCTTTATATCTGGGTCAGGAAATCCTTCAAACCCTCTTTGCTTCTCGTTGATTCTGCTGTGGAGGTCCTTTCTCACCTTTTTAATGCTCAATTTGGTTCTAGGAAGAGTCCTCTGTTCTTCTCTGAAGGTGTTCTCCTTCTGGGTGCATTTTCTTTTGTGCCTACTGCGTCTGAAGGCTCCAAAACAGCCTGCTTGGATTTGCTTTGTAGACTGTTGGAAGAGGACTACCAATTGATTGGTTCATCAGGAGAACTTATTCCTGATGTTCTTGCTGGAATTGGTTATGCTTTATCTTCTTCTGTGAATGTTCATTATGTTAGAATTTTAGATTCTCTATTTGGAATTTGGGGGAAAGAAGGTGGGCCTCGTGGTAGTGTTTCTGATGGGCTCATGATTCTGCATTTGATTGAATGGGTGTTATCTGGTTTGATCAATTTCCGTtcttttgagaaaattaatgtttttgCCCCCGAGACTCTAGAGACTTCAAAGGCAAACTATGTTCCATTTGTGATTGTCATGGCTGCAGCAGGAGTGCTGAGGGTTCTCAATAGATCCACAATGAGTGGTCTGGGACTAGAGACTGTTTCCAGACTAAGGATTTCCGCAGAGTATCGAATTGAATCTGTAGCACAAGATATTATCTCTAGAATTGGTGTTATTAATAAAGATAATGATCTCACAAACTGTCTTTTACTACAATGTGTTTCATTAGCTCTGGCTCGAAGTGGCTTGGTGTCTTCCCGTGCCCCTTTGCTTCTGTGCCTTGCTTCTGCATTGTTGACTGAAATCTTTCCCTTACAACGTTTATATGCAAAAGTACTAGACTTCTCACAAGGCAATTTGGCTAGACTTGGGCATGATGAGGTCAAAAAACATTTGGACAGTGTTCTTTTTAAGGAAGCAGGGGCCATAACAGGTGTTTTCTGCAACCAGTATGTTTCAATAGATGATGAGAGTAAAGGTGTGGTTGAGAACCTTATATGGGATTACTGTCAAGATATCTACTTGGGGCATCGCCAGGCAGCTTTGATTCTTCGAGGTAGAGAGGATGAATTACTTGGGGATATGGAGAAAATTGCTGAATCTGCTTTCCTTATGGTTGTACTTTTTGCTCTGGCCATCACAAAACacaatttgaattcaaaattcatCCAGGACACACACAAGGACATATCAGTACGCATACTGGTTTCGTTTTCTTGTTTAGAGTATTTCCGGCGTATTCGTTTACCAGAGTATATGGATACAATTCGAGGGGTTGTTGTGAGTGTTCAGGAGAATGAATCTGCCTGTGCGTCTTTTGTGGAATCTATGCCTTCTTACATGGACTTGACAAATGGCCCAG acttttcCTTCTCTCAGAAAATGGAATATCTATGGTACAAGGATGATGTTCAAACTGCTCGCATGTTGTTTTACCTGCGTGTCATTCCAACTTGTATTGAACGTGTACCCTGCTTTCTTTTTAGGAAGGTGGTTGCTCCAACTATGTTCTT ATATATGGGACATCCAAATGGAAAAGTAGCTCGAACGTCACATTCAATGTTTGCGGCATTCATGTCCTCAGGCAAGGATTCTGATCTGGACGAAAGAGTATCATTGAAAGAGCAGCTTGTTTTCTATTACATGCAGAGATCTCTATCG GGATATCCTGGCATCACTCCTTTTGAGGGTATGGCTTCTGGAGTTGCAGCCTTGGTTCGGAATCTTCCTGCTGGAAGTCCTGCCATATTTTATTGCATCCACAGTCTTGTAGAAAAAGGCGGTGAGCTCTGTAGTAACACCGTCACTCAGGAGGCTGATATGTGGAATAATTGGCACGGAGAATCAGAGCCTTGCAAGAAAATCCTAGACTTGCTTCTACGGCTTATTTCCCTTGTTGATATACAg GTGCTACCAGACTTGATGAAGTTGTTGGCACAGCTGATCGTCCAGTTACCTGAAGATGGCAAGAATAGGGTTCTTAATGAGTTATATTCACAGGTTGCAGAGTCTGATGATGTTACACGCAAGCCCACTTTAGTTTCATGGCTGCAGTCACTGTCTTACCTTTGTGCTCAGGCTACAAGTCGAAGTGCCACCTCCAGAGGGGTGCAAAAAGAAGTAAATATGACTTCTGCAGGAAGTACAGACTCAAGTAGACCAAATTCACGACTCTGA
- the LOC133854568 gene encoding uncharacterized protein LOC133854568, with amino-acid sequence MIFLSLLCQEAYLYSHSRLDAKLDSVLKNGVWCWKPTRSGMLVDIQSRLPEVPIGEIDKPVWSISRSGSYDCSDTWNYLRQKKAIVNWWPLVWHQHAIPKQAFILWLAVNNRLTTGDRLLAWGYEGDTNCVFCRNGTESRDHLFFSCGFSSRIWKTCLQRCDVLNPPTSWDGLIEEGCRTWKTKSLMGSICKLILSSAVYGLWRTRNKIKFGSQPRNEEQILKLIFWEVRFRVSGKRKFKKTLENINLCHKWNIDVNILS; translated from the coding sequence ATGATATTTCTCTCTTTGCTATGCCAAGAAGCTTATCTATATTCTCATAGTCGGTTAGACGCTAAACTGGATTCTGTTTTAAAAAATGGAGTATGGTGCTGGAAGCCTACACGATCTGGGATGTTAGTTGATATACAGAGTAGGTTACCTGAAGTGCCTATTGGTGAGATTGATAAGCCTGTGTGGTCCATATCTCGTTCTGGTTCCTATGATTGCTCTGATACTTGGAATTATCTTCGACAGAAAAAGGCCATTGTCAACTGGTGGCCGCTGGTTTGGCATCAGCATGCTATTCCAAAACAAGCATTTATCCTTTGGTTAGCAGTCAATAATAGGCTCACCACTGGCGATCGATTGCTGGCTTGGGGTTATGAGGGGGATACAAATTGTGTCTTCTGCAGAAATGGAACTGAGAGTCGTGACCACTTATTCTTTTCATGTGGTTTTAGTTCCCGAATTTGGAAAACCTGTTTACAACGTTGTGATGTCTTAAATCCTCCTACTAGTTGGGATGGTTTGATAGAAGAAGGGTGTAGAACTTGGAAGACTAAGTCCTTGATGGGGTCAATATGTAAACTGATATTGAGCTCTGCTGTATACGGTCTTTGGAGAACaagaaataagataaaatttgGAAGTCAACCTAGAAATGAAGAGCAGATATTGAAGTTAATTTTTTGGGAGGTGAGGTTCCGGGTTTCTGGGAAAAGGAAGTTCAAGAAGACTCTGGAAAACATCAACTTGTGTCACAAATGGAATATTGATGTTAACATACTGAGttag
- the LOC133853817 gene encoding geraniol 8-hydroxylase-like, whose product MDFLMSFVIGLCLFWILIKAFHIIPRSKATHSKLPPGPKPFPVIGNLLELGDKPHRSLTKLAKLHGPIMTLKLGRVTTIVISSADMAKEVLQTHDQILSNRTVPDAVRVHEHDKFGLPWIPVSSQWRNLRKICNGQLFSNTALDANQDIRRKKVQELLAETRQSSLSGEAVNIGRAAFKTTLNMLSNTILSVDLADPNSEVAKKFKEIVWNIMKEVGKPNIADYFPVLHKLDPQGIRQRLTVNFGKMTDLFAHMIRERMQLRKVSGFVTNSDMLDTLLNFSEENSEKLDKTLMEHFFLDLFAAGTDTTSATLEWAMAELLRNPRALSKAKLELEQVIGEGHPVEEWDISRLPYLQAIVKETFRLHPSVPLLLPRKAEADVEINGYIIPKGAQVLVNAWAIGRDSSLWENANSFMPERFLGSDVDVKGRNFELIPFGSGRRICPGLPLAIRVLHSMLGSLIHTFDWKLEDGVKREDMNMEEKFGITLQRAHPLRAVPIPL is encoded by the exons atggattTCTTGATGAGCTTTGTAATTGGTCTTTGCCTTTTCTGGATCTTAATCAAAGCCTTCCATATAATTCCCAGAAGCAAAGCAACTCACAGCAAGCTTCCACCTGGTCCAAAACCTTTTCCGGTCATCGGAAACCTCTTAGAACTCGGTGATAAACCACACAGGTCCCTAACCAAGCTTGCCAAGCTTCATGGCCCCATAATGACCCTAAAACTAGGCAGAGTAACCACAATAGTCATTTCTTCAGCAGACATGGCCAAAGAAGTCCTCCAAACACATGACCAAATCTTGTCCAACCGAACCGTCCCGGATGCAGTCCGAGTCCACGAACACGACAAGTTCGGCTTGCCATGGATACCCGTTTCAAGCCAGTGGAGAAACCTTCGCAAAATATGCAATGGCCAACTATTCTCCAACACAGCACTAGATGCCAACCAAGATATCAGGCGCAAGAAAGTACAAGAGCTCCTCGCCGAAACTCGTCAAAGCAGCCTAAGCGGTGAGGCAGTAAATATTGGCAGAGCAGCTTTCAAGACTACACTTAATATGTTATCAAACACCATTCTTTCGGTGGATTTGGCCGACCCGAATTCTGAGGTGGCTAAAAAGTTCAAGGAGATTGTGTGGAATATCATGAAAGAGGTAGGGAAACCAAACATAGCAGATTATTTTCCTGTGCTTCATAAGTTGGATCCCCAAGGGATAAGGCAGCGCTTGACAGTTAACTTTGGGAAGATGACAGATCTCTTTGCCCACATGATTAGGGAACGGATGCAGTTGAGAAAAGTGTCTGGTTTTGTCACAAACAGTGATATGTTAGACACCCTTCTCAACTTCAGTGAAGAAAACAGTGAAAAGCTGGACAAGACCTTGATGGAGCATTTCTTCTTG GATCTATTTGCTGCCGGCACTGATACAACTTCAGCCACTTTGGAATGGGCAATGGCAGAGCTACTCCGCAACCCAAGGGCATTGTCAAAAGCCAAATTAGAGCTGGAGCAAGTAATTGGTGAAGGTCACCCGGTTGAGGAATGGGATATTTCTCGGTTACCTTACTTACAAGCAATAGTCAAAGAAACATTCCGGCTACACCCGTCAGTTCCTTTGCTACTCCCTAGGAAAGCTGAAGCAGATGTAGAAATCAATGGCTATATTATTCCAAAGGGTGCACAAGTGCTAGTGAATGCATGGGCTATAGGCCGAGACTCTAGCTTATGGGAGAATGCAAATTCATTTATGCCGGAGAGGTTCTTGGGGTCGGACGTTGATGTTAAAGGCCGGAACTTTGAGCTTATACCCTTTGGTAGTGGAAGGAGAATATGTCCGGGTTTGCCATTGGCAATACGAGTGTTGCACTCGATGTTAGGTTCTCTTATCCACACCTTTGATTGGAAGCTTGAAGATGGGGTTAAACGTGAGGATATGAACATGGAAGAAAAGTTTGGTATAACTCTACAGCGTGCTCATCCTCTGAGAGCTGTCCCTATTCCACTCTAA